One Cellulomonas taurus genomic region harbors:
- the rsmH gene encoding 16S rRNA (cytosine(1402)-N(4))-methyltransferase RsmH, translating into MSTSDAARRHTPVLLQRCLDLLGPALSQPGAVMIDATLGMGGHTEGVLDAIDTVRVIGIDRDPQALELASARLARFGDRFTPVHAVYDEIPDVLDELGLPGVHGVLMDLGVSSLQLDEAERGFAYAQDAPLDMRMDPTRGRTAADVLATYDESDLVRILREYGEERFAGRIARRIVQTRQTTPILRSGELVDLIRASIPAAARQKGGNPAKRTFQALRIEVNDELAVLARAIPAAVEALLIGGRIAVESYQSLEDRLVKRAFAAGATTSAPPGLPVIPEDHAPYLRLLTRGAEEADEAELARNPRSQSVRLRAAERLRPTPSHLTPHTTHGRRTA; encoded by the coding sequence ATGAGCACGAGCGACGCCGCCCGTCGGCACACGCCCGTACTGCTGCAACGCTGCCTCGATCTGCTCGGCCCCGCGCTGTCCCAGCCGGGCGCGGTGATGATCGACGCGACGCTCGGCATGGGCGGTCACACCGAGGGTGTGCTGGACGCCATCGACACCGTGCGGGTGATCGGCATCGACCGCGACCCGCAGGCGCTGGAGCTCGCCTCGGCCCGGCTGGCCCGCTTCGGCGACCGGTTCACCCCGGTGCACGCCGTCTACGACGAGATCCCGGACGTGCTGGACGAGCTGGGACTGCCCGGCGTGCACGGCGTCCTGATGGACCTGGGGGTGTCCTCCCTGCAGTTGGACGAGGCGGAGCGCGGTTTCGCCTACGCCCAGGACGCCCCGCTGGACATGCGGATGGACCCGACCCGGGGCCGGACCGCCGCCGACGTGCTGGCGACCTACGACGAGTCCGACCTGGTGCGGATCCTGCGCGAGTACGGCGAGGAGCGGTTCGCCGGCCGGATCGCCCGCCGGATCGTCCAGACCCGGCAGACCACCCCGATCCTGCGTTCCGGCGAGCTGGTCGACCTGATCCGGGCCAGCATCCCGGCGGCCGCGCGGCAGAAGGGCGGCAACCCGGCCAAGCGCACCTTCCAGGCGCTGCGGATCGAGGTCAACGACGAGCTGGCCGTCCTCGCCCGGGCGATCCCGGCCGCGGTGGAGGCTCTGCTGATCGGCGGCCGGATCGCGGTGGAGTCCTACCAGTCCTTGGAGGACCGCCTGGTGAAGCGGGCGTTCGCCGCCGGTGCCACCACCAGTGCGCCCCCCGGGCTGCCGGTGATCCCGGAGGACCACGCCCCGTACCTGCGCCTGCTCACCCGCGGCGCCGAGGAGGCGGACGAGGCCGAACTCGCCCGCAACCCGCGTTCCCAGTCGGTCCGGCTGCGGGCCGCGGAGCGACTGCGTCCCACCCCGTCCCACCTCACGCCCCACACCACGCACGGCAGGAGAACCGCATGA
- the mraZ gene encoding division/cell wall cluster transcriptional repressor MraZ: MAGLGTGVPFLGTHTPRLDEKGRLILPAKFRPQLAQGLVMTRGQDRCLFLLPLDEFARMHDKLRQAPVTSKQARDYLRVFLSGASDEVPDKQGRVSIPPMLRAYAGLDRDVAVIGAGTRVEVWDLQAWETYLAAQEAGYAETAEEVFPGGAF; this comes from the coding sequence ATGGCCGGGCTCGGCACCGGCGTCCCCTTCCTCGGCACCCACACCCCGCGCCTGGACGAGAAAGGACGGTTGATCCTCCCCGCCAAGTTCCGTCCGCAACTCGCCCAGGGTCTGGTGATGACCCGGGGCCAGGACCGCTGCCTGTTCCTGCTGCCGCTCGACGAGTTCGCGCGGATGCACGACAAGCTCCGCCAGGCGCCGGTGACCAGCAAGCAAGCCCGTGACTACCTGCGCGTCTTCCTCTCCGGAGCCTCGGACGAGGTGCCGGACAAGCAGGGCCGGGTCTCGATCCCCCCGATGCTGCGGGCGTACGCCGGTCTCGACCGGGACGTCGCGGTGATCGGTGCCGGCACCCGGGTCGAGGTCTGGGACCTGCAGGCCTGGGAGACCTACCTGGCAGCCCAGGAGGCCGGATACGCCGAGACCGCCGAGGAGGTCTTCCCCGGCGGCGCGTTCTGA
- a CDS encoding AAA family ATPase codes for MPHPDRDDTAELLEVAAAMRTSVERVVTGRPDLVRMTVAVLLAGGHLLLEDVPGVGKTTLAKAIARSIDCTVGRVQFTPDLLPGDLTGVTIYRAATQEFEFRPGPLFSHVVIGDEINRASPKTQSALLESMQEAQVTVDGRTHPLPRPFLVIATQNPVEMEGTYPLPEAQRDRFMARLSLGYPSAADELAMLEVQETSDPLADLAPVTDATQVSRLIEATRGLHASAAAKQYVVDLVGATRADGALRLGASPRASIQLLRAAKGLAAVDGRSFVLPDDVQELAVPVLAHRLIPSAEARLAGRGPQDVVRDLVARVPVPTVPGEDDRPGRVSLRSALR; via the coding sequence ATGCCACACCCGGACCGGGACGACACCGCCGAGCTGCTCGAGGTGGCCGCCGCCATGCGCACATCGGTGGAGCGCGTGGTCACCGGGCGCCCCGACCTGGTCCGGATGACCGTCGCCGTGCTGCTCGCGGGCGGGCACCTGCTGCTGGAGGACGTCCCCGGGGTCGGCAAGACCACCCTCGCCAAGGCCATCGCCCGCAGCATCGACTGCACGGTGGGCCGGGTGCAGTTCACCCCGGACCTGCTGCCCGGCGACCTGACCGGCGTGACGATCTACCGCGCTGCCACCCAGGAGTTCGAGTTCCGGCCCGGCCCGCTGTTCTCGCACGTGGTGATCGGCGACGAGATCAACCGCGCCTCGCCCAAGACCCAGTCGGCGTTGCTGGAGTCGATGCAGGAGGCCCAGGTCACCGTCGACGGGCGCACCCACCCGCTGCCCCGCCCCTTCCTGGTGATCGCGACCCAGAACCCGGTCGAGATGGAGGGCACCTACCCGTTGCCCGAGGCGCAGCGGGACCGGTTCATGGCCCGGCTCTCGCTCGGGTACCCCTCGGCGGCCGACGAGCTGGCGATGTTGGAGGTGCAGGAGACCTCCGACCCCCTGGCCGACCTGGCACCGGTCACCGATGCCACCCAGGTGTCCCGGCTGATCGAGGCGACCCGGGGGCTGCACGCCTCCGCCGCGGCCAAGCAGTACGTGGTCGACCTGGTGGGCGCCACCCGCGCCGACGGTGCGCTGCGCCTGGGCGCCTCCCCGCGCGCGTCGATCCAGCTGTTGCGTGCGGCGAAGGGGCTGGCAGCCGTGGACGGGCGGTCGTTCGTCCTGCCGGACGACGTGCAGGAGCTCGCCGTCCCGGTGCTGGCCCACCGGCTGATCCCCTCCGCCGAGGCCCGGTTGGCCGGTCGCGGACCGCAGGACGTGGTGCGCGACCTGGTCGCCCGGGTCCCGGTGCCGACGGTCCCCGGCGAGGACGACCGTCCCGGCCGGGTGTCGCTGCGTTCCGCCCTGCGCTGA